The nucleotide window ATTTACTAGGAACAGTTTCTGCTACAATCAGAAATGttatttcaaattcaaacaGTAACTTATTACCCTAACTACAAAACGATATTGACTGTATTCTTAACTTTTGTGATGATCCATTTATGGAAATAAAATCTGAACATCGAATAATTACAGTTTTAAAGGCAATGAATTTATATGAAAGCCCAAAGTCTTTTGTAATTCTTAATGAAATAGCTGACACAGTTGTTCAGGGAAACCCTACACTCGATAGTAAAAAGCTTAGCTTTCAAATAATgccattaaaatttcaatttaaagcaCTTTTTGAGTCCTAATGTTTTACAAATGAGTTTAGAAAATACAGAAAAGTTTTTAGCAGATACTACTTTTGGACAATGgacaaatttttcattcaattaaattaaaagttgatTCTCAACTGGTAATACCctatgttttatattttgatgaCTTTCAATTAAATAACGCTCTTGGTAGTCACACATTCTCGATTTGCGGTTGTTATTACAATTTCCCTACTATGCCACAATATATACTCTCAaaacttgattttatttttaatgctgcTTTTATATCTACAAAAGATTTGAAATGTTGTGGAAACAGAACGTCCTTCTTCCATTTACTTGAAGAGCTTAAATCATTGGAGGAAGGGATATTAATTCAATCACTTGATCAGACTTTCAAAGTACATTTCGTTTTAAGCCTTATAGTTGGAGATAATGTAGGTGTAAATAGTATTTTGGGTTTTGTGCAATCTTTTAATGCCAAGCGTTACTGTCGAGCATGTACAACTACTAAagatcaaattaaaattgatgtTTCAGAAAACGAACAACTGCTAAGAACTTGAATTAAATACGAAGATGActtatttaacaataaatttcaaGACACCGGTGTCAAAAcagtttgtatttttaatgagTTGAAAATGTTTCACGTAACAAATAACATTTGCTTTGACGTTATGCATGACGTTTTAGAAGGGATTTGCGTATATGATATTTGCAACATAATCTTGGGTTTGGTaaatgacaaaattatttcattagaCATTATTAacagcagaaaaaaattttttcagtttggAATTATTGAAATAGGAAATATTTCGCAGCCTCTCCTTATGGACCGACTTCAATCGTACAACTTAAAAATGACAGCTAGTGAGGTTTTATGCTTTACAAATTTTCTCCCACTCATGATAGGAGATTTAATTTCACCAGACGTGAAGCATTGGAAACTGTTGGTGTTGCTAATAGAAATAGTAGATTTATTATTTGATTCTAGTTTTTCTAATTTCGATCTagataagttaaaaaatttaattaaagcacATCATCAATTATATATTCTACTTTACGGTAATTTGAAACCTAAGCATCATTTTTTGGTGCACTACCCACACGCAATTGAGAAGTGTGGTCCTCTCAAGTTTGTCTGGGCAATGCGTTTCGAGGCAAAACATAAAgatgcaaaaatgtattttaacaaTATAACATCTCGAGTAAATCCTGCTTATACAGCGgctatgaaaaaattttttgtttttcaaattttttacatacagtCCTTCCACAGAAGTGAAGGTACAGcaagtaaatttttgaaaacagtgTGATCTGCTTTTATTaatcaaataaaagtaaaattttcttaacgtattttcaacaacaaaaaataaactttgaatccatgtaaaaacaaaaccaaaattcagtatataagaaaagaaaatgaTGCCAATATGGTGATAAGCCATTATATTGAGTCCACAAAAGTCAAGGTACACCTAAagagaatatatataaattatagttATGGCATTGCTTTCTATTCAAACCTCACctttttcagtattttgtaGGATATCCTTTAGTTTTTATTACTGATTTCAACCTTTTAGGCATTGAATGCATCAATTTTTTGGTGAGCTCGCTGCTAATGTTGTTCCACTCCTCTAATATAACCTCCTTAAGCTGCGCCTTGCTTGACatctttctttttctaattCTAGTCTCAAGTTCACACCAAAGATTTCGTAGAATATCCAAATATGTATTCTGGTCCATATTATTTTCGACAAAAACCAGGTTTCCTGCCCCCGCAGCTGCCATGCACCCCCACACCATAACGCCACCGCCTCCATGTTTAATGGTTTTAACCGTATTCTTTGGATTGAGCGCTTCTCCTGCTCTGCCCCAGACCCTTTTATGCCCATTTACGTTAAGTATGCAAAACTTAGACTcatctgaaaataaaattttgtcccAAAACTCCACAGGCTTGTCACAATATGTCTTTGCGAATGTTATAcgcttttctttgtttatagCACTCACAAGCGGCTTCTTCCTGGGCGTTCTAGATGAAAATCCATTCTCTACGACAGCTCTTCGTACAGTTTCTGCACTAACCTGTTTGTTGTCGTAAACAGCAAGGTCAACACTAATTTTTCTGCAGCTTACAAATGGGTTTTCTTTTACTATACGCAAAATTTTCCTCTTGTCAGTATCATTCAGTTTGGGCGGGCGGCCAGTCCTGGGTGCATTTTCAACTCTGTTTTCCTTATTATATCGGTTAACCACTTTTTGGACTGATGACCGACTACGCGATACAAGCTCAGATATTTGTGAATAAGATTTACCTTGCCTAACATGTAGATCAGTTATGATTTCCCGTTCTCTAATTGTTAATTCTTTTCGGCCCataacttcttttatttttatttgatttttataacaaataacaCTCAACGAACacgaatacaatattaaaagtaCCAGACTGCAGCTTTTAATTCACAGCAATAATATTGAATTGTGGGATTCCCCTTTTTACTAATAAAAGCGCGTTTACATCAGCTGTACCAACACTTTTGTGGAACGTCAGTAAAGAGTTGCCAACAAAAACGTAATCTCCTCGCTGATCACGGTTGCCGAAGtggttaattttataaaaattaaaaagtactaTTACTAGTCATAATAACATTTTCGTTATTTGGCGTTTGAATGAAGAACACCTGCAAAGCAATACAATTCGCAAATCCAAATTCACTGTACCTTCAGTTTTGTGGAAGACTGTAAGTataatgcccggtttcacagtccatacttaggttgtgcttaagataaaacaggaaaattGTGTTTCACAGTTCATACTTATGTAATGCTTAAGTACTGAAAAGGGGAGACTTAAGCAGTGCttaaataacagctgttttttgttttgaattttcagttatttgtgaaaaaaagaataatacgatataacaaattatattttgtgaaaaaaatatggaatcggATTGGGATTGCGATTTTGATAGTGACCCAGAATACGATGACCTCTGGAATGTTATAATAATGCGACGAACAAAAGAAATCAGGTCCCGGCCAAAATTCTTAAAGCTATATGACGATAAAGATTTCCGCGACAGATTTCGGATTAGCCTGGAATGTGTTCGATTGTATTCGACTACAAATTGAACACAAAACCAAGTGGTACATCTAAATTGCCTTAAACGACTCAATTATGTATACATTTCTTTTAGGAAAACAAATGCTTTTGCTTACATTGAGGTTTTATGCTACGGGAAGTATGTTGAGGACAGTAGGAGATTTATTTGGAGTATCTCAAAGTACGGTATCAAGAGTTATAACAGTAGTGTCGCACCACATAGCCCAATTAAAAGACCATCACATTTATATGCCAAAAACGGAAATAGACCTGAAAAAGTCCCAGAGAGACTTTTTTAAATTAGCTAAATTTCCTCGAGTGATCGCAGCAATTGATTGCactcatgtaaaaataatttctccagGTAAAGAAAGCCCAAAAAATACTTCACTCAAAAActttgtatatactttatatgtatacaggTGGGGAAGATGCAGAGCTATTTCGTAATAGAAAAGGTACATTTTGCATCAACGTCCAGACGTTATGTGATAGTAATCTCCGCATCATAAACATCGTTGCACGGTGGCCTGGATCCACTCATGATGCTACTATTTTCCGTAACTCTCGGATTCATTGTCGATTAGAATCTGGAGAATTTGGTTCTGGAATAGTAGTTGCAGACAGTGGTTATGAAAATAACCACTTCGTAATTACGCCACTAATGCATGTCAATACGAGTGCCGAAAATCTTTCTAACGAGTCTCATATAAGAACCCGGAATTGTATCGAGCGCTCATATGGAGTCTGGAAGCGTAGGTTTCCGGTATTATCACTGGGTTTGCGCTTGCATCTAGCAAAAACCCAAAGCATTATTGTTGCAACAGCAGTATTACACAACATCTGCTGCAATAATCGCGATATAATGGCTCCGCCactttcaaatgaaattgaagatGTTGTAAACAATATGATTAATCAGAGTTCGTAAAACCATCAAAATACGCTCTTGCTCTGATGAGTAATATTCCGCAAGAGGACATCATTTCAAATACTCAGGAGCGCAAGCTTAACTAACATTCTCATCACAAAAAAACTCCTCACGTATTTGGCTCACTCATATATTAGCATGAGCGAGCATTTTTTAAAAGATAACTATTTGCCTAACGcatcatctttatttttatcgctctgagtgttcaagtgatgcgaaaaataaaactcatcttttaaattatttacatacacacaatacaACTTAAATTAACGGTTAATCATGCATGTACccaaaactgttaatatttacaccaacaacaattaaactttaacataaatttataaatatacatactctaaGAGAATAAGAAATTGCTCAAGAGCACTCTCTGCTGCATCACTGAGTTTATCAGCGATACAAAATAGAGCGCTATTacctcttttgctgtcgcccattaccttcacacgagcaacttgtgttgcgcaactctgttcgagtttttttctcattctctttcaccttactttaacccattgtctactctttactttaacccattgtcgtttcttttttcttatagatatttgttccactctatcacatatattaatcagttctgtcaattaagaaatacattttatttataattcaaaattaaaacaaagattatatgataGACTTAAacatatatcacccttttcactatcgtctgaatcaatttgtatggctttctccatacatttcaaaatatctttaatCAATTCGATactcgtcatactccattttctaaaatatttatattatattatgtatatctgtatacatatttgcaaaagattcaaaatattaatttcaaaaaatatactcaaatgcaactattGAGAACACAAGAGCGAGTTGCATACTGAGTGCTGAAACCTgagatgagaaaaagaaacttagcgctcttgtgaggagtattattttgaggagcacgtacgtttgcggtaaatattagagcgaaaagataagataagtattaaagagaaatattctagaagagcactctttcctttgaactcacaattgaggaaatcaaaatttattgctcctCAATTGTGTTGTACTGAGGAGGAAGATAGAAATTTTACTTCTTAGTGATGAGTATTTGCGAACTCTGTGATAATATACCCAATAATCGGAATGCTGAAAGTCATACAATAACTAATGTTACCAGAAAATGTTTAATAGATAATTACTTCAGTTTATTGTAGTTTAATAAATAcgtttataattttacatatatgtattttttatttcacccttccagcttctttttctttctttccaaATCAACtgctaaaattttcatttccacATCATGTTTTTCTTTCATCAGCTTCATTCTTTGCTCGTGCTCtgcatacattatttttatttccgctTCATATTTTTCTTCCGTCCACTTGGCTTTCATATCTGCTAGCTTCGCCCAAGAATTTTTCGCAGATCTTTGgggtttttcttcaaattttagtttcgaattttttggtgtttttaacTTGCTGGGATCATATTTGTTCCAAAGCTGGCTTGATTAAACGTTGTCggattctaaaatatatatgtatttagttgtaatgattctggtatttttttactttaaaattttttaccatttattCCTTCATAATTTTCCACTTCAGTGGATTTTTCGAAATCCATTATGCTTTCCAATGTCTCTTCCCCCAATATTACGGACTCTATTTTAGAGAATTGATAAAATCATTCATTTGAAATatcatgaaaataaaatcaagtgTATAAACTCACCATCAATATTTCCGGCAATCACATCATTGTCATACACACTCTGCATGCCACTAACTTGCTTCTCATGTAATACAGtcaaaagtttttcatcaaactGAGTTAACAATTTCTTTGGTGGTGGTCCTCCTCCAATCAAATAAAGAGACTTTTTTTCCTCTGCAACTCGCTTTTTTACCTCTTTTTTAAGATTGATAtactttttcttcaatatttttgcattgcGATGGCAGCCAGATGCACACTGTGAATTGAAATCATGTTCGATACGCTTCCATACGACATCTTTTTTAGCGTTTGTGCAAGTGTCCGTCCGCTTACATTCgatgacatttttatatttctccaCCAGTTTCCAATAGCTGCTCCGACTCGCTTGCGGTGAAATTCGGGGTCCTTTTCTGGGTTTCATCCATTTACGAAATAATTTTCCTTCCAAATTTATACGCTGTCTAtaatttttcttccaaatttaTACGTTgtctataataatttaaatatttcaatgataTGTTTGTGGATgatatttgtaaaacatatgttgcccacaacgttgccatatatcataataaaattttatagaactTAAGCATTGTctgtgaaacgcaaacgactaCTCAGTTCGCAACaatgcttagctaagattttatttaggcacaacttaagtatggactgtgaaaccgggcataaaGATGGGTTTCCGCATGCTTTTAACACTGAAACATTTATTACAAAGGACTTAACAAAAGaagaatattttcctaaaatactgaactttgaaaatattaactatCAATCTGTTTATGTTTCGACTATAATACATTATAAAGGAATCgagtataaacaaaataattttttagcattactgaatgaaataaattgttgtatctataaaatcaaactttttatttacgaTTTTCAATCTTACGAGACtggtataaaacaaaattgcctTAAACTGATTAACATATCACATTTTACAAACCTGCCTATgaatttacattaaattaacAATGGAAAGGCATATGCAAGATTAAAAAAGATATAGTAATATaatggtttatttttttaattttaaattaaattattttatttaatgaattataaatgagttataaataagttatttcatagatataaaataaatttaaatttaaatatgtttgaataaaaaaatgtgaattaaaaacaattaaaatagtgtgttttctttaaagtgaaagcttttaaattgcatttgaaagtGTTCACTCTCAAAATAAAAGCTAAAGCTAAAGCTTTTAATTTGAGGCTGAATGtgttaacttttaatttaaatacaaacatttttaaattgggTTAAAAGTGTGAACTTTAAAATCAAAAGTGTTAATATTGTATTCGAGAATGCGCatattaaaatgtaaagttttcactttaatattCAAAGTGCTAAcattaataatttacattttgaaatgttaactttaagatttaatatttttcaatacggctggttttcatacataaaaatttttagttttaaagttCCTTGTACTGGATTTAAAGTGGCTTTAAAGTGTTTCTTTTCTGAGTGTATGCATCTTATTGATACTACAATGTCAGTGAGTGATCCTGAGACGTCACAATCtcaaatttcgcaatttttttttttaattttatcgactaatttttcattcattttaatttactgaataatttttcataaattttaattttatgtacaaatttaatttatgaaataaaagtaatacaaaatttgaaataaaaagttacAATAAAACATAATCGAAATCCTTTATTTATTGATGTAATAATTGAggttataaaatacatttataaatgttGAAAGCGACGAAATAATTGCCTCACAAGTTTCTATAATAATCAATCCAAGGGATCTAGGAGAAATTGCAGTTATAAATTTAAGATCTTCAAATTTATCTCCGGTCGCCAAATATCTTAAGGTTGCTGACAAACGCATGTTAGCTGGTATTGCTTCTCGCattactgtatttttttttaattaatggcTCCACCTTAGTTGAGAGTTCATTAAATGTGTCGCAATCCATtcgcaaaaaattacaataatccGTTTTGCTGATATTTCTAATTCTGCGAGAAGATTTTCATGCGTAAACTTATTACGCTGTCTATTCCAGTTTTTCATACACTccgccttcttcttcttccttttaatttttttcttttcataagTATTGCAGCACATGCCACTAATAAATAATCATCATCCGACGATGACATGACGACCGTTCACTATGAGCTCAAAACCAGAGAtaatgagatgtccaactcctctctcactggaagtgagagaacaattgctaaacgtcaaaaccacctaaactttgacagctaatcgagttcagtaggttttgacgtttagcaattggaaacgagcgatggccagattgaaatcttaccaaaaaaaatgtgtaaacggagagatttgttgcacttacaaaatatgtaaaacaatgaaaattaaataaatttatgaaatctaaatgtatttgatgaaacattttgtaatgtcaagcatcatagtattattgtcaatggcaaattattaaaaacatttattgattaagagctaaaaagcttaaaaccttttattgggtattgaaaactcaaaagtcagttgttttaacatgccatacaaagatttaaatagattctctatgtattaaataaccactaaatagtaatttttattcttactaaatgttgggtgttttaatttaaatgtccaaatatttgtattttgtccaatctggccttaatggaaaatgttataaaaaacgctttttttgaggcgctctcacactggaacaagttgggcatcccattatccctgctcAAAACTAAACTGATGTTTGACGTGTTAATTTGAACGTTTGCGGGCAACACACGATTGAacatcactaacacatatgcactgtttgacgcaattatttgatcgtctccacttAATACCTCCCGTTCTTCCAGTCTGACCACTAAAGTGTTCAAAGATGTCTTGGTACGGGCGTCTTGTCTTTAGGTAAGGAAATCCAAATTGTGACAGTAATCGCAGTAACCGTCTTAAATTACATAGTATGTGTTGTGTTGTTCCCATcatatctatttaaaactttttctgtCGCATCTAAAAACTGTTTTCGTTCTGGAAAAcatacaacaaattttttagtgGGTACAATTGTCTCAGTGAAactcatattaaaaatatggaatcctttattaaaaaagaaatgaattCCGTGGTATTAATAAAGCTCACACTGTTTGAGCTTAAGGCTCCCGAGCTGTAAAGAGATAGTATACCAGAAGCGAAAGTATTACTCACCACTTGATACGCGTAGTTAATCTTCATTTTATGGAAGGTATTGGGATAAATGCGAGCATCAGTTAATTAACGTACAGTCTAATATCTCGACTTAGCAATAAAAATGGACTATGTCCGACCATTATATGCAaccgtttttaaaataaacttgtTCTTTTAGATATCGTCGAAAAAAACTGTTTCTTTACCATTAACATTGAAAAACTGCCGTAATATTGAAAGTCCTAAtaaatttgctatattttgaaaaatggaaCCCTGATCACAAACAAAATTGAGGGGAGCTAATCCTATATTTTGAAGTTGGGTTAATAGCGTCAAGAATATATTAATTGAGGATATCCCCTTTTACAAGAACTTCTAACAAAGAAATAAGAGCTAGTGAGTGGTGCAAAGGTTCCTCACCCATACCTTACAACATTATGGTCACTGCAGTTGTGTTAAAAAAAGAGTTTTCTGCTTGTGGGATTTTCATTTATATCTCTTATAATGAGTTAGGATGGAGTTATGTGGAGAAGTTCacggaagtgaggaaagttctctgatcgccattcacttgggagtggccagaaacgattcctttacatatgactcaagcagctcacgacttccggtctttgaccaaatatcctctgggtagcctaacaacatccgtttgaaggcgagctaaagtgagaaggcgaaacattccctccgcagggttgtgcgctgggtttgggacccgccacgtaaaaaacagtaccaatgaaaactaaacgacatcctcggatgagagaccccccttttgattaCAACCATgccaaacgaaataaggactatgatttgagggtaTGCACCTGGAATGGAAATTTAGATTTGCGTGCGCTCCGAAGTCTTAACATCGAcacggaccactatcttgttacaGCCAATATTCGCATccgcttctgtgcagcaaaaaacgcacgccaacaaacacaaggaaggttcgtcgtcgagaaactgcaatcacaacagacagccgaacaattttctgctcggcttgcactcttgctctctgagagcactcgtcaacaacacggtataagggaactgtgggtcGGCATttaaaaccattggttttcggaaagtccAAAAGAACAGcgggtacgacgaggagtgccgtgttgcagcggagagaaaagaGGATGCCTACCTCGCATCGTTACGATCGacaacaacacgtgcgggatgggatagataccgagagttgaaaaggtgcgcgagacgcatttgtagacagaagaaggaagaggccgaaatgcctgagtacgaagagcttgataagcaggccgacagaggtaatgttcgaaaattcgtcgaaaagatgcggcgactaataCAAGGTtgcaagaccggagcatactcttgtagaaccccaaaggtgatctagtcacagATGCCcagattataattaaattatggagagaacactcctccagcctgctgaatggcagtgaacgtacaacgccaggagaaggcgaagccgatttcccaatcgatgacgatggagcagatattccgttgcccggccatgaagaagttcgaatagcaatcaccccctgaagaacaacaaagcgacgggAGCCAATGGATTGCTATTCAAATactgcggcgaagaactgaaaaaaagcatgcatcagcttctttgtagaatatagtcggacgaaagcatgcccgacgattggaatttaagtgtgctttgcccaatccacaaaaagggagaccccacaatctgcgccaactaccgtgggataagcctcctcaacatcgcatataaggttctatcgagcgtattgtgtgaaagattaaagaaggctttagacctggcaaatcagcaaccgaccagatattcactatccgccaaatcttggaaaagacccgtgaagaTAGAATCGacatacaccacctcttcgtcgatttcaaagctgcttttgacagcacgaaaaggagctgcctttatgtcacgatgtctgaatttcgtatccccgaaaaactaatacgtctatgtaaactgacgttgagcaatatgAAAAGCTCCGGCAAGATtgggaaggacttctccgagccgttcgataccaaacaatgTTTCAGAataggcgactccctatcgtgcgacttcttcaatctactgctggagaaaataattctgtCTGCAggacttaatcgagcagg belongs to Bactrocera dorsalis isolate Fly_Bdor chromosome 1, ASM2337382v1, whole genome shotgun sequence and includes:
- the LOC125777452 gene encoding putative nuclease HARBI1: MCSIVFDYKLNTKPSGKQMLLLTLRFYATGSMLRTVGDLFGVSQSTVSRVITVVSHHIAQLKDHHIYMPKTEIDLKKSQRDFFKLAKFPRVIAAIDCTHVKIISPGGEDAELFRNRKGTFCINVQTLCDSNLRIINIVARWPGSTHDATIFRNSRIHCRLESGEFGSGIVVADSGYENNHFVITPLMHVNTSAENLSNESHIRTRNCIERSYGVWKRRFPVLSLGLRLHLAKTQSIIVATAVLHNICCNNRDIMAPPLSNEIEDVVNNMINQSS
- the LOC125775571 gene encoding myb/SANT-like DNA-binding domain-containing protein 3 isoform X2, with the protein product MKPRKGPRISPQASRSSYWKLVEKYKNVIECKRTDTCTNAKKDVVWKRIEHDFNSQCASGCHRNAKILKKKYINLKKEVKKRVAEEKKSLYLIGGGPPPKKLLTQFDEKLLTVLHEKQVSGMQSVYDNDVIAGNIDESVILGEETLESIMDFEKSTEVENYEGINALEQI
- the LOC125775571 gene encoding myb/SANT-like DNA-binding domain-containing protein 3 isoform X1, which codes for MKPRKGPRISPQASRSSYWKLVEKYKNVIECKRTDTCTNAKKDVVWKRIEHDFNSQCASGCHRNAKILKKKYINLKKEVKKRVAEEKKSLYLIGGGPPPKKLLTQFDEKLLTVLHEKQVSGMQSVYDNDVIAGNIDESVILGEETLESIMDFEKSTEVENYEGINESDNV